The proteins below are encoded in one region of Phyllopteryx taeniolatus isolate TA_2022b chromosome 11, UOR_Ptae_1.2, whole genome shotgun sequence:
- the LOC133486069 gene encoding cytochrome P450 1B1 isoform X2, which yields MHYHTNISTCVTLIKGRKLDTQIVEMALRLDESGGETLTSLFLTCVTLLLSFQVCRWLLRHSAVRVPGPFAWPIVGNAAQLGKAPHLYFMRMAEKYGDIFQIQLGCRSVVVLNGDAIKQALLKQGSEFAGRPDFTSFQLISNGDGLAFATTSDWWKVHRRVAHSAVRMFSTGNRRTKKTFERHILCEFKELLQLFVGKTEQQRFFVALEYLVVSTANTMSAVCFGKRYSYEDEEFRQVVGRNNQFTETVGAGSIVDVMPWLQYFPNPIKTMFDNFKTLNREFNTFIQDKVMAHRKTFQSGAIRDMTDALIAALDKISEKTGSPSMKDYVPATVSDIFGASQDTLSTMLQWLILILVKYPDMQVRLQEEVDKVVDRSRLPSIEDQPLLPYVKAFIYEVMRFTSFVPLTIPHYTTTDTSIGGYTIPQNTVVFVNQWSSNHNPALWTKPEIFDPQRFLHPSGDLNKDLCSSVLIFSLGKRRCIGEELAKIQIFLFTSLLAHQCHISTDPARPPDLSYTYGLTLKPNAFSIAVSLRDNMRLLEEVTSQVLPEVIKAQPSDS from the exons ATGCACTACCACACCAACATCTCGACTTGTGTGACACTCATCAAGGGCAGAAAACTGGACACTCA GATCGTCGAGATGGCTTTGAGGCTGGATGAGAGCGGCGGAGAGACCCTGACCAGCCTGTTTTTGACTTGTGTCACCCTTCTGCTGAGCTTCCAAGTGTGTCGGTGGCTCCTGCGGCACTCGGCTGTGCGCGTGCCGGGCCCCTTCGCCTGGCCCATCGTCGGCAACGCGGCGCAACTGGGCAAAGCGCCGCACCTGTATTTCATGCGCATGGCCGAGAAATACGGTGACATTTTCCAGATTCAATTAGGCTGCCGGAGCGTGGTGGTCCTGAACGGGGACGCCATCAAGCAGGCGTTGCTCAAACAGGGCTCGGAGTTTGCCGGCAGACCCGATTTCACTTCGTTCCAGCTCATCTCCAACGGGGACGGGCTCGCCTTCGCCACCACGTCGGACTGGTGGAAGGTGCACCGCAGGGTGGCCCATTCCGCGGTGAGGATGTTCTCCACGGGGAACCGGCGGACCAAGAAGACGTTCGAGCGGCACATCCTTTGTGAATTTAAAGAGCTCCTGCAGCTTTTCGTGGGCAAGACCGAGCAGCAACGGTTCTTCGTGGCCCTGGAGTACCTGGTGGTGTCCACGGCCAACACGATGAGCGCGGTGTGCTTCGGAAAGAGGTACTCGTACGAGGACGAGGAGTTCCGCCAGGTGGTGGGTAGGAACAACCAGTTCACGGAGACTGTGGGCGCGGGGAGCATCGTGGACGTGATGCCCTGGCTCCAGTACTTTCCCAACCCCATCAAAACCATGTTTGACAACTTCAAGACGCTCAACCGGGAGTTCAACACCTTTATTCAGGATAAGGTGATGGCGCACAGGAAGACGTTTCAGTCGGGCGCCATCAGGGACATGACCGATGCTTTGATCGCGGCCTTGGACAAAATCAGTGAGAAAACTGGCTCCCCATCGATGAAGGACTATGTGCCCGCCACTGTTTCAGATATCTTCGGAGCAAGTCAAGATACGTTGTCAACAATGCTGCAGTGGCTCATCCTCATCCTAGTCAA GTATCCGGACATGCAGGTGCGTCTCCAAGAGGAAGTGGACAAAGTAGTGGACCGCAGTCGCCTCCCCTCCATCGAGGACCAGCCCTTGCTGCCTTATGTCAAGGCCTTCATCTACGAGGTGATGCGCTTCACCAGCTTCGTGCCGCTCACCATCCCTCACTACACTACCACAGACACCTCCATCGGTGGTTACACCATCCCACAGAACACAGTCGTTTTTGTAAACCAGTGGTCCTCCAATCACAATCCCGCCCTTTGGACAAAGCCTGAGATATTTGACCCGCAGCGTTTCCTGCACCCCAGTGGTGACCTGAACAAGGACCTATGCAGTTCCGTGCTCATCTTCTCTCTGGGTAAGCGGCGCTGTATTGGAGAGGAGCTGGCCAAGATTCAGATTTTCCTCTTCACATCTCTTCTGGCTCACCAGTGCCACATAAGCACAGACCCTGCCAGGCCTCCTGACCTCAGCTACACCTACGGTCTGACTCTCAAACCAAACGCTTTCTCCATAGCCGTGTCTCTGCGAGATAACATGAGGCTGCTCGAAGAGGTGACCAGCCAGGTTTTACCCGAGGTCATCAAGGCACAGCCCTCAGactcttaa
- the LOC133486069 gene encoding cytochrome P450 1B1 isoform X1: MRAQRACSRERNRLRTLRFDGRKNLNKSIIWNRDNFFLMARIVEMALRLDESGGETLTSLFLTCVTLLLSFQVCRWLLRHSAVRVPGPFAWPIVGNAAQLGKAPHLYFMRMAEKYGDIFQIQLGCRSVVVLNGDAIKQALLKQGSEFAGRPDFTSFQLISNGDGLAFATTSDWWKVHRRVAHSAVRMFSTGNRRTKKTFERHILCEFKELLQLFVGKTEQQRFFVALEYLVVSTANTMSAVCFGKRYSYEDEEFRQVVGRNNQFTETVGAGSIVDVMPWLQYFPNPIKTMFDNFKTLNREFNTFIQDKVMAHRKTFQSGAIRDMTDALIAALDKISEKTGSPSMKDYVPATVSDIFGASQDTLSTMLQWLILILVKYPDMQVRLQEEVDKVVDRSRLPSIEDQPLLPYVKAFIYEVMRFTSFVPLTIPHYTTTDTSIGGYTIPQNTVVFVNQWSSNHNPALWTKPEIFDPQRFLHPSGDLNKDLCSSVLIFSLGKRRCIGEELAKIQIFLFTSLLAHQCHISTDPARPPDLSYTYGLTLKPNAFSIAVSLRDNMRLLEEVTSQVLPEVIKAQPSDS; encoded by the exons ATGCGCGCGCAGAGAGCATGCAGCCGAGAGCGCAACAGGCTGCGCACTTTGAGATTTGACGGCAGGAAGAATTTGAACAAATCCATCATTTGGAACagagataatttttttctcatggcCAG GATCGTCGAGATGGCTTTGAGGCTGGATGAGAGCGGCGGAGAGACCCTGACCAGCCTGTTTTTGACTTGTGTCACCCTTCTGCTGAGCTTCCAAGTGTGTCGGTGGCTCCTGCGGCACTCGGCTGTGCGCGTGCCGGGCCCCTTCGCCTGGCCCATCGTCGGCAACGCGGCGCAACTGGGCAAAGCGCCGCACCTGTATTTCATGCGCATGGCCGAGAAATACGGTGACATTTTCCAGATTCAATTAGGCTGCCGGAGCGTGGTGGTCCTGAACGGGGACGCCATCAAGCAGGCGTTGCTCAAACAGGGCTCGGAGTTTGCCGGCAGACCCGATTTCACTTCGTTCCAGCTCATCTCCAACGGGGACGGGCTCGCCTTCGCCACCACGTCGGACTGGTGGAAGGTGCACCGCAGGGTGGCCCATTCCGCGGTGAGGATGTTCTCCACGGGGAACCGGCGGACCAAGAAGACGTTCGAGCGGCACATCCTTTGTGAATTTAAAGAGCTCCTGCAGCTTTTCGTGGGCAAGACCGAGCAGCAACGGTTCTTCGTGGCCCTGGAGTACCTGGTGGTGTCCACGGCCAACACGATGAGCGCGGTGTGCTTCGGAAAGAGGTACTCGTACGAGGACGAGGAGTTCCGCCAGGTGGTGGGTAGGAACAACCAGTTCACGGAGACTGTGGGCGCGGGGAGCATCGTGGACGTGATGCCCTGGCTCCAGTACTTTCCCAACCCCATCAAAACCATGTTTGACAACTTCAAGACGCTCAACCGGGAGTTCAACACCTTTATTCAGGATAAGGTGATGGCGCACAGGAAGACGTTTCAGTCGGGCGCCATCAGGGACATGACCGATGCTTTGATCGCGGCCTTGGACAAAATCAGTGAGAAAACTGGCTCCCCATCGATGAAGGACTATGTGCCCGCCACTGTTTCAGATATCTTCGGAGCAAGTCAAGATACGTTGTCAACAATGCTGCAGTGGCTCATCCTCATCCTAGTCAA GTATCCGGACATGCAGGTGCGTCTCCAAGAGGAAGTGGACAAAGTAGTGGACCGCAGTCGCCTCCCCTCCATCGAGGACCAGCCCTTGCTGCCTTATGTCAAGGCCTTCATCTACGAGGTGATGCGCTTCACCAGCTTCGTGCCGCTCACCATCCCTCACTACACTACCACAGACACCTCCATCGGTGGTTACACCATCCCACAGAACACAGTCGTTTTTGTAAACCAGTGGTCCTCCAATCACAATCCCGCCCTTTGGACAAAGCCTGAGATATTTGACCCGCAGCGTTTCCTGCACCCCAGTGGTGACCTGAACAAGGACCTATGCAGTTCCGTGCTCATCTTCTCTCTGGGTAAGCGGCGCTGTATTGGAGAGGAGCTGGCCAAGATTCAGATTTTCCTCTTCACATCTCTTCTGGCTCACCAGTGCCACATAAGCACAGACCCTGCCAGGCCTCCTGACCTCAGCTACACCTACGGTCTGACTCTCAAACCAAACGCTTTCTCCATAGCCGTGTCTCTGCGAGATAACATGAGGCTGCTCGAAGAGGTGACCAGCCAGGTTTTACCCGAGGTCATCAAGGCACAGCCCTCAGactcttaa